Genomic window (Nitrospirales bacterium LBB_01):
GCAACTGCCGGAGGAACTGGCAGCACAGGCGGAGCGCCAACATCGGTGGAGGGGAACTTGGCAGGAGGTTTATTATGAGACCGTTCATGCGGCTTCTGTTCATGAGGTTTCTGTCTCTGCTCTTGAGGTTTTTGTTCATGAGATTTCTGCATTGGTGGTGTTGCTGCAGGCGTAACTGGACGAGCAGCTTGCTGCTGCGGCTGCTGGTTCGGTTTCTGTTTATTGAACGGTCTGGGTTTTGAAGCCGTACCCTGTTCAGGTGTTTTAGTTGTCAGTTTTGCCGTAATTTTTTCCACTAAGTCCGGTTGCAAATTTGACGAATGCGTTTTGCCTTCAATGCCCAACTGTTCAATGACGGCAAGAATCTCTCTATTGCTTACAGAAAGGGTCTTTGCCAATTCGTTAACTCTTATCATAGCCACTTAAGTAATCTCCTCCGATATTAACAGCTCTTTCAAATGCTCAAGGCTGCCAACCTCAACATCAACTTTAAAAATCTTTTTAAGCCGTTTTCCTCTCATTAACACATCTATGCACTGCTTTTCACGGCACACATGATAACCTCTGCCAGAAAGCACTTTTCCTCTGTCATACACAAGCCTGCCATTTTCCACTACAAGCCTCAGAAGCTCCGCCCTGCCTTTTTTGGCCCTGCAGGATACACACGTCCTTTGAGGATGTTCAGGCACCACTTCTTACATATTATCACAATAAATTCTTTTTATGCAACATTTTCCTGAAGTGCAGAATTTAGTTAAGGAACAAATATTCTGTGTTGAATAAATCGTCCACAAGCTGTGTAATCAGATAGTGTCATCAAAGTAGTAACCGACACCCCTGCGGGTTTTTATGTACGCCGGCCTGTCAGATTTGTCTTCTATCTGAGCTCTGAGTCTTCTTATGTGAACGTCAACGGTTCTTGGCTCAACAAATGCCTCATCGCGCCACACAGCATCAAGCAGCATGTCGCGGGTCTGAACCTTACCTCTTTTTTTTATCAGATAAACAAGAAGTTTAAACTCTGTGGGACTTAACGATAAAAGTTTTCCACTTTTGGTTACCGTATAAGTTTCCATGTCTATAAGAAGATTCCCGGTTTTTATTATTTTTTCTGTAGTGTCATCATCTGCGGTTCGTCTAAGCACTGCCTTTATGCGAGCCATCAACTCTCTTATGCTAAATGGTTTCGTTAAATAATCATCAGCGCCGGACTCAAGGCCCGCCACCTTATCAGATTCACCGGATTTGGCTGTCAACATTATTATAGGAATTGACGCCGTTCTTTTTGAGGCCTTAACTCGCTTACAGATTTCCATGCCGGTTGTGCCAGGGAGCATTAAGTCCAATATGACTAAATCAAAAAAACCGTTCAATATCGTTTTAAGACCCTCTGAGCCGTTATAGCATATGGTTACACTAAAACCTGCCTTTTTTAAATTATACGACAAAAGCTCCGCAATGTCTTTTTCATCTTCTATGACTATGATTTTTCTCATTTTTCAGAACAATACTGCTTAATGCCTCCTGTTTAAACTCTACCTGAAGGATATTTTAACAAATTGATTGTTACAATTGCATTAAGGGTTTATATTGTTATGCAATAAGGCTTGTTGACAGTCGGAGACACTGTGTGCTAAATTGGATAAGAACAGCCGTGCCGAAGTGGTGGAATTGGCAGACACGCAAGGTTCAGGGTCTTGTGGGGGCAACTCCGTGGGGGTTCGAGTCCCCCCTTCGGCAGTACGTTTTGATATTCTTGAGGGGGTAATGGCTTATAAAAGCAAGATAGAGTGGACGGAGACCACATGGAATCCTGTAACTGGCTGTACGAAAATCAGTAAAGGCTGCATGAATTGTTATGCTGAAAAGCTTGCTTTACGCCTTAAGGCAATGGGCGTTAATAAATACAAAAATGCTTTTGATGTTTCTCTGCATTACAAAGAGTTGTTACGTCCTCAAGGATGGAAAGAACCCAGACGGATTTTCGTAAACTCTATGGGTGATTTATTTCATGATGATGTGCCGTTAAATTTTATTGAAGAGGTGTTCACCATCATGAATAAGTGCCAAAGGCATATTTTTCAGATTCTTACAAAGAGAAGTGAACGGCTGATGGAACTTTCCGATAAATTACCATGGAGCCAAAATATATGGATGGGTGTGACTGTTGAAGACAATAGGTATTTGCATAGAATCAAACATTTATCAGCAACCGATGCTCATATAAAGTTTATTTCTTTTGAACCGTTACTCTCTGACATGCTTGATTTGGAACTATCCGGCATACATTGGGCTATAGTTGGGGGGGAAAGCGGACCGGGTAGCCGTGTAATGAAATCACAGTGGGTGGAACAGATTAAAAACACTTGTATGAAAAGCGATATTCCCTTTTTTTTTAAACAATGGGGCGGCACAAACAAACATAAAAATGGAAGGCTTTTTGATGGCAAAATATGGGACTGTATGCCAGAATATCAAATATCTACGTTATCAGCTTGATCATGAAAACAGATAAAATAGGTAAATGGTCAGAGTTAAAACTTGAAATAATAAAGAAATATGCCAAAGCATACACAAGAATACTTAGCAATGAGAACTGGTGTAAAGGGTATTTTTATATAGATGCTTTTTCTGGTGCCGGATTTCATGAAAGTAGAAATACAGGAGAGTTAATTCAGGGTTCACCAATTAATGCGTTAGAAATTGATCCAGCTTTTAGTGAATACCATTTTATAGACTTAGATAAGGGAAAGATTGGTAATCTAAAGCAACTGGTCGGAGAAGCTCCTAATAAGTATTTTTATAATGAAGATTGTAATCAAGTTCTAATGAAAAGTATTTTTCCTAAACTTCCTTATAACAGCTATAAACGAGCATTGTGTTTGCTTGACCCGTACGGATTACATCTTAATTGGGAAACGGTTATGAAGGCTGCAGAGCTAAAAACAATGGATGTTTTTATAAATTTCTCTGTAATGGATATGAATATGAATGTTCTATTTGACAAATTGGAATATGTAACACCAGAAAACATCAATAGAATGAATGCTTTTTGGGGAGATGACAGCTGGAAAGACATAATATATAAAGTCAATATGAATCTGTTTGGCGATGAATATAATAAAAAAGAAGAAAACTTCACTAAACTTGGTAAAGAATATAGAAATCGTCTAAAAAAGACAGCTGGTTTCACATTTGTCCCCGAGCCTATACTGATGAGAAACAAAAGTAATGGCCCATTGTATTATCTTTACTTTGCCTCACAGCAAAAGTTAGCAGATGATATAATTAATGATATTTTTAAGAAATATAAATAACACTTTAACCAGCAGGTAAAAACGGCACCCACACCACTTTTCTTAATCAACCCGAGAAGAGTGTTCACTGAGCGGCTTATCAAAATTATACGACTCTTTGACAATATACACAGGGCGGCTTTTAACCTCAAGGTATATCTTTCCTACGTATTCGCTGAGGATGCCTATAAACATCAGCTGAATTCCCCCGAACATGTACAAGGGCAGCACAATGGATGCCCAGCCGGGAATAGCATTACCCTGTATTTTTGTAAAGATTGTCCAAAACACAAGCCCAAGTGCGGCAAGAAAATTAAAAAAACCAAGGATAAAAGCAAGCCGCAATGGAAAATTGGAAAATGACGTTATTCCCTCCACCGCAAATGAGATCATCTTTCTAAGCGGATATTTGGTCTCACCGGCAAAACGCTTTTCCCGCCTGTAATACACAATTGCCGGAGTAAATCTCATATTTGGGAAAATGCCGCGCAAAAAGCGGTTTACCTCCTTGTATCGCTTAAATTCATTGAGCGCCAGCCGTGAAATCAGCCTGTAATCCGAGTGGTCATATATAAGGTTAACGCCCATAAGCCGCATAAACATATAAAAAAATCTGGCCGTAAATCGTTTAAAAAAAGTATCTTCCTCTCTGCTTTTTCTCACCCCATAGACTATGTCAGACCCCTCGTAGTGCTTTAAAATCATCTCCTCTATAGCCTCTGGGGGGTCCTGCAAATCGGCGTCAAGCGAGACAGTCATCTCTCCTGTTGCAGCCGTAAGCCCTGCTGTCAACGCCGGTTGATGTCCAAAATTGCCGCTTAAGGAAATTACCTTTACTTTTCGGTCTTTTTCACTTATCAATTTCAGCTCTCTTAGGGTTGCATCCGATGAGCCGTCATCAACATATATTATTTCATAATCTCTAATCAGTCCATTCTGTACGAAAGAACCGACAAGCGAGGTCAACCTGCCGTAAACCTCCCATATTACCGGCTCCTCGTTAAAGCAGGGAATGACTATGCTTAGTGTTTTAGCTGTTTTTTGATTTAAAGTATTCATCGGTTAACTTTACTCCTTTGTGTTCCCATGCTTTTAGGTATTTCAAAAATGTATTCACCGCATACAGCACAGACAAAATAAACCCGTGCAATCCGTCAAGAAATCCAAGAGCAAAAATGTACATCTTTATAAACGTTGCAGGAGGTTTTAGCGCTAAAGCAAAAAAACCAGTGTATCTGCCCGATTTCACAATCTCTTTGGCAGATAGCGATGAATAGTTATCCATCTTCTTTATAAAATCACTAATTGATTCATATGTGTAATGCTCTATCGGATTTTTTAGATAACCCAATGTGCCGTCAACTATAACTTTTTCGTGAACCTCACGCTCTTGAAAACGCCCCGTGCCGTTTTTAAATAGTCTCAGCACATAGTCCGGGTGCCAGCCGCCATGACGTATCCATTTGCCCAGAAAAAAATTTTTCCTTGACACGTAGTAGCCGTTAACTGTGCTGTCACCTTGTGTCACCCGCTCTATCTCTGAAATCAATCCCTCAGTCAGCCTCTCATCGGAATCCAGCACAAACACCCATGGAAGTGTCGCATACCCGATCGCTGTCTGTTTCTGTTTGGCATACCCTTGCCACGTATGGGTGTAAACTTTTGTATTGTACGAGGCGCAGATTTCCAGAGTTCTGTCTGTGCTTCCGCCATCAACAACAATAATCTCACCGGCAGTTACCGCACTTCTCAATGCTCCCTCTATATTTCGCTCCTCATTGTTTGTAATTATGACAACAGATACGTTTTTCAAAGAAATTCACCTATTTTGTGTTATTGAATTACGATTATAAAATATACGCTTGATAAAATCAATAATCCTCTCTGCTCTCTTTTCATATGTATAACTACGAGCAAATTCTTTGGCATTTTTAGCAAGTTCTGCGGCGAGTGCCATGTCATTTAGCAAGGTTTTTGTCTGCCGTACAAGGCCCTCTACATCTCCCGGAGTAAACAGTAGAGCATTCTGTCCGTGTTGTAGAACCTCGCTAATCCCCGGCAAGTTGGCTGCCACAATCGGTACCCCTGCAGCCATATACTCAAACATCTT
Coding sequences:
- a CDS encoding YlxR family protein → MPEHPQRTCVSCRAKKGRAELLRLVVENGRLVYDRGKVLSGRGYHVCREKQCIDVLMRGKRLKKIFKVDVEVGSLEHLKELLISEEIT
- a CDS encoding response regulator transcription factor gives rise to the protein MRKIIVIEDEKDIAELLSYNLKKAGFSVTICYNGSEGLKTILNGFFDLVILDLMLPGTTGMEICKRVKASKRTASIPIIMLTAKSGESDKVAGLESGADDYLTKPFSIRELMARIKAVLRRTADDDTTEKIIKTGNLLIDMETYTVTKSGKLLSLSPTEFKLLVYLIKKRGKVQTRDMLLDAVWRDEAFVEPRTVDVHIRRLRAQIEDKSDRPAYIKTRRGVGYYFDDTI
- a CDS encoding phage Gp37/Gp68 family protein → MAYKSKIEWTETTWNPVTGCTKISKGCMNCYAEKLALRLKAMGVNKYKNAFDVSLHYKELLRPQGWKEPRRIFVNSMGDLFHDDVPLNFIEEVFTIMNKCQRHIFQILTKRSERLMELSDKLPWSQNIWMGVTVEDNRYLHRIKHLSATDAHIKFISFEPLLSDMLDLELSGIHWAIVGGESGPGSRVMKSQWVEQIKNTCMKSDIPFFFKQWGGTNKHKNGRLFDGKIWDCMPEYQISTLSA
- the tcmP gene encoding three-Cys-motif partner protein TcmP; protein product: MKTDKIGKWSELKLEIIKKYAKAYTRILSNENWCKGYFYIDAFSGAGFHESRNTGELIQGSPINALEIDPAFSEYHFIDLDKGKIGNLKQLVGEAPNKYFYNEDCNQVLMKSIFPKLPYNSYKRALCLLDPYGLHLNWETVMKAAELKTMDVFINFSVMDMNMNVLFDKLEYVTPENINRMNAFWGDDSWKDIIYKVNMNLFGDEYNKKEENFTKLGKEYRNRLKKTAGFTFVPEPILMRNKSNGPLYYLYFASQQKLADDIINDIFKKYK
- a CDS encoding glycosyltransferase family 2 protein; amino-acid sequence: MNTLNQKTAKTLSIVIPCFNEEPVIWEVYGRLTSLVGSFVQNGLIRDYEIIYVDDGSSDATLRELKLISEKDRKVKVISLSGNFGHQPALTAGLTAATGEMTVSLDADLQDPPEAIEEMILKHYEGSDIVYGVRKSREEDTFFKRFTARFFYMFMRLMGVNLIYDHSDYRLISRLALNEFKRYKEVNRFLRGIFPNMRFTPAIVYYRREKRFAGETKYPLRKMISFAVEGITSFSNFPLRLAFILGFFNFLAALGLVFWTIFTKIQGNAIPGWASIVLPLYMFGGIQLMFIGILSEYVGKIYLEVKSRPVYIVKESYNFDKPLSEHSSRVD
- a CDS encoding glycosyltransferase family 2 protein, which encodes MKNVSVVIITNNEERNIEGALRSAVTAGEIIVVDGGSTDRTLEICASYNTKVYTHTWQGYAKQKQTAIGYATLPWVFVLDSDERLTEGLISEIERVTQGDSTVNGYYVSRKNFFLGKWIRHGGWHPDYVLRLFKNGTGRFQEREVHEKVIVDGTLGYLKNPIEHYTYESISDFIKKMDNYSSLSAKEIVKSGRYTGFFALALKPPATFIKMYIFALGFLDGLHGFILSVLYAVNTFLKYLKAWEHKGVKLTDEYFKSKNS